One Engystomops pustulosus chromosome 7, aEngPut4.maternal, whole genome shotgun sequence DNA window includes the following coding sequences:
- the LOC140070146 gene encoding olfactory receptor 12D1-like — protein sequence MESMNQTFIKYFVLLGLTDAEMLSEVFFVVFLVFYIISFLGNLSVMVVVLKDSSLHSPMYFFLWNLSFLDITYSSVVVPKMLSDFLHVSKSISFAGCITQIYFFHFLGSAEIILVTAMSYDRYVAIGNPLRYANIMNIRVCLTLALGSLIVGCFHSLMHTLMTAKLPFCGPNLINHFFCEIKPLLKLACTDTTINLLLLNKVTGSLATTTTVLTLLSYVFISKFLFKIKTSDGRKRAFSTCSAHLMVVLLLHGTAMFTYLRPSTENSLDQDRAAAVLFTVLTPALNPIIYTLRNKDMKKAIQKLLHFFPN from the coding sequence atggaatcaatgaatCAAACTTTTATTAAATACTTTGTACTGCTTGGCCTTACCGACGCGGAGATGCTCAGCgaagttttttttgttgtttttttggtgTTCTACATAATAAGTTTCTTGGGTAACCTTTCTGTTATGGTCGTTGTCCTGAAGGATTCTAGTCTCCACAGCCCCATGTACTTCTTTCTGTGGAATTTATCTTTTTTAGACATAACCTACTCTTCTGTTGTGGTTCCCAAGATGCTCTCTGATTTCTTGCATGTAAGTAAGAGTATCTCTTTCGCTGGTTGTATTActcaaatatattttttccattttcttggAAGTGCAGAGATCATCCTTGTTACTGCTATGTCTTATGACAGGTATGTAGCCATTGGGAACCCCCTCCGTTATGCCAACATAATGAACATACGGGTTTGCCTAACATTGGCATTGGGATCATTGATAGTGGGATGTTTCCATTCTTTGATGCACACCTTGATGACAGCAAAGCTTCCATTTTGTGGTCCAAACCTAATAAATCATTTCTTTTGTGAGATTAAACCATTGTTAAAGTTGGCTTGTACAGATACAACAATCAACCTGTTGCTGCTCAATAAGGTGACTGGGTCCTTGGCCACCACAACAACAGTTCTTACTCTTCTCTCATACGTTTTTATCAGTAAATTCCTTTTTAAGATAAAGACCTCAGATGGAAGAAAACGAGCGTTCTCCACGTGCAGTGCACACCTCATGGTTGTCTTACTTCTACACGGTACAGCCATGTTTACATACTTAAGGCCATCCACAGAAAACTCTCTAGACCAAGATCGAGCTGCTGCAGTTCTCTTCACTGTCTTGACCCCTGCATTGAATCCAATTATTTACACACTGAGAAATAAAGATATGAAGAAGGCCATTcaaaaacttttacatttttttcccaactga